The Mucilaginibacter yixingensis genome window below encodes:
- a CDS encoding PAS domain-containing sensor histidine kinase → MKSDRFEWRLVLQVLALFASLLFISFTVIKGVYVCLFLGIPVVIYQLIKLISFQKKVQDEVMQFVAAVHYRDFSRHYDVKKAPARLKLIREGFNEINDTLKLISREREAQYQYLQKILELVDTGIISYEQETGETAWINESFKLLLGIPYLKKIQAIEKREPSLYKDIINLKSGESKVVTISRNQQHISILVSVSVFKSDEKYYKLLAFQNVSDALDETESKAWQKLLSVMTHEIMNSVAPISSLAETLKNRLKSPEFITGISENDLDDIELGIDTIRRRSDGLLRFTENYRNLNRINALDLNPILITDLFENISGLMLPSLEKKGIELEVVIKDLTLAIEVDVNLIEQVLINILVNATEAVKDSPKPIITLTAEPLDNKKVGIKVSDNGIGMHAELLDKIFIPFFSTRKTGSGIGLSLCKQIMLLHRGNIQVQSVEGKGSTFLLQFNMGRV, encoded by the coding sequence ATGAAATCTGATAGGTTTGAATGGCGGCTGGTGTTGCAGGTGCTGGCATTATTTGCTTCGCTCTTGTTTATATCCTTTACCGTGATTAAAGGGGTGTATGTCTGTCTGTTTTTGGGCATACCGGTTGTTATTTATCAACTTATAAAATTGATCAGCTTTCAGAAAAAGGTGCAGGATGAAGTAATGCAGTTTGTAGCAGCCGTTCATTATCGCGATTTCTCCAGGCACTACGATGTTAAAAAAGCCCCCGCCCGGTTAAAACTGATCAGGGAGGGTTTTAACGAAATAAATGACACCTTAAAGCTTATCAGCCGCGAACGGGAAGCCCAATATCAATACCTGCAAAAGATCTTAGAACTTGTTGATACCGGGATAATTTCTTACGAACAGGAAACCGGGGAAACAGCGTGGATCAACGAATCGTTTAAATTATTGCTCGGCATACCATACCTTAAAAAAATACAAGCGATTGAAAAGCGCGAACCATCGCTTTATAAAGACATCATCAATCTTAAATCAGGCGAAAGCAAGGTGGTTACCATCTCGCGCAATCAGCAGCATATTAGCATCCTGGTAAGTGTAAGTGTGTTTAAGAGCGATGAAAAATACTATAAGTTACTTGCCTTTCAGAATGTAAGCGACGCCCTCGATGAAACAGAATCAAAGGCATGGCAAAAGCTACTGAGTGTGATGACGCATGAAATTATGAACTCGGTAGCACCTATATCATCACTGGCCGAAACATTGAAAAATCGCCTCAAGAGTCCGGAGTTCATTACCGGCATATCAGAGAATGATCTGGATGACATAGAGTTAGGCATTGATACCATCAGGCGTCGTAGCGACGGGCTGCTAAGATTTACAGAAAACTATCGCAATCTGAATAGAATTAATGCGCTGGACCTCAACCCGATATTAATAACCGACTTATTCGAGAATATAAGCGGCTTAATGCTGCCTTCGCTAGAAAAAAAGGGAATAGAGCTTGAAGTGGTTATAAAAGATCTTACGCTTGCCATTGAGGTTGACGTTAATTTGATAGAACAGGTATTGATTAATATTTTGGTTAATGCCACCGAAGCGGTGAAAGATAGCCCAAAACCTATTATTACATTAACGGCCGAACCTTTAGATAACAAAAAGGTGGGTATAAAGGTGTCTGACAATGGCATTGGCATGCATGCAGAATTATTAGATAAAATATTCATCCCCTTTTTTAGCACACGTAAAACTGGTAGCGGTATAGGCCTAAGTTTATGCAAACAAATTATGCTCCTGCATCGTGGAAATATACAGGTACAATCGGTTGAAGGTAAAGGGTCTACTTTTTTGCTACAGTTTAATATGGGGCGAGTTTAA
- a CDS encoding UxaA family hydrolase: MTEKDSNTIHLHASDNVVACKKTLMEGSTILIMNKPVVIAVTVGIGHKLACKDIARGEIIFKYGVPIGKATEYIPFGSHVHTHNIESNYIPTYLID; the protein is encoded by the coding sequence ATGACAGAGAAGGACAGCAATACCATTCATTTACATGCTTCGGATAATGTGGTGGCCTGTAAGAAAACCTTGATGGAGGGCAGCACTATATTGATTATGAACAAACCTGTAGTAATAGCGGTAACGGTGGGGATTGGACATAAACTGGCCTGTAAGGATATTGCCCGCGGGGAAATTATTTTTAAGTACGGTGTACCTATCGGCAAAGCAACCGAGTATATCCCCTTCGGCAGCCATGTGCATACCCATAATATAGAAAGCAATTACATCCCCACTTATCTGATAGACTAA
- a CDS encoding UxaA family hydrolase has product MNQEITGYLRSDGRKGIRNILVIAYLVECAHFVADEIASHFRGQPVHVIGFSGCYPNTHADRVMNALCVHPNVGAVLLLSLGCESFNKRGLAKQIENSGRSVHTIIIQQEGGTRSSIAQGCEWVNSVLPVLQQTPKVPIDFKDLIVGTICGGSDATSGITANPGVGRAFDKLVTYGATTMFEETGEMIGLENHMAQRAATPELAVELGNSVNKAARYYTIMGHGSFAPGNADGGLSTIEEKSMGAYSKSGQSPISGLLKPGDIPRKPGLYLLDVVPDGEPRFGFPNINDSAEISELMACGCHIILFTTGRGSVVGSAISPVIKICANPETYDRLKDDMDINAGRILTENISLDELADDIIGKIRDTMAGEPTCSEALGHREFVLSYKSFEPVGPACLPA; this is encoded by the coding sequence ATGAACCAGGAAATAACCGGATATCTGCGCTCTGACGGACGCAAGGGCATACGCAACATTTTAGTAATTGCTTACCTGGTTGAATGTGCCCACTTTGTAGCTGACGAGATTGCCTCTCATTTTAGGGGGCAGCCGGTTCATGTCATCGGGTTTAGTGGCTGTTACCCAAATACACACGCAGATCGGGTTATGAACGCACTCTGCGTTCACCCTAATGTTGGCGCGGTGCTCCTGCTTTCTCTGGGCTGCGAAAGTTTTAATAAACGGGGGCTTGCCAAGCAGATTGAGAACTCCGGGCGATCGGTGCATACCATTATCATTCAACAGGAAGGCGGTACCAGATCTTCCATCGCCCAGGGTTGTGAATGGGTAAATAGTGTTTTGCCGGTACTACAGCAGACGCCAAAAGTGCCTATAGATTTTAAGGACCTTATTGTTGGTACCATTTGCGGCGGCTCTGATGCCACCAGCGGTATCACCGCAAATCCCGGCGTAGGCAGGGCATTTGATAAGCTGGTGACATACGGTGCCACTACCATGTTTGAAGAAACAGGCGAAATGATTGGGCTTGAAAACCATATGGCCCAGCGCGCAGCTACCCCCGAACTGGCTGTTGAACTTGGCAACTCGGTAAATAAAGCCGCGCGTTATTACACCATTATGGGGCATGGCAGCTTTGCCCCCGGAAACGCAGATGGCGGCCTGTCTACCATCGAAGAAAAATCGATGGGTGCTTATTCTAAAAGCGGCCAATCCCCGATAAGCGGACTGCTAAAGCCCGGGGATATTCCGCGCAAGCCGGGTCTTTATCTGCTGGATGTGGTACCAGATGGAGAGCCTCGTTTTGGATTTCCGAACATTAATGACAGTGCAGAGATATCTGAGTTGATGGCCTGTGGTTGCCACATCATATTGTTTACTACAGGTCGCGGTTCTGTAGTAGGTTCGGCCATATCGCCGGTAATTAAAATATGCGCAAACCCAGAAACTTATGATCGGCTAAAAGACGACATGGACATTAATGCAGGGCGGATACTGACAGAAAACATTTCACTGGATGAGCTGGCAGACGATATCATTGGAAAAATAAGAGACACAATGGCCGGAGAACCCACTTGTTCGGAAGCGTTGGGACATCGTGAGTTTGTTTTATCCTATAAAAGCTTCGAGCCAGTAGGGCCTGCCTGCCTTCCGGCTTGA
- a CDS encoding GntR family transcriptional regulator: MSPIILDSSSGKPKYQQIISSVMDAIDNGELRIGDKIASVNEVAESTGVARKTVVQAFEHLKQAGLITSVQYKGYFVASHKTDLRHNIFVLFNNLTAYKEEIYESIKDALADKGVVDIYFHHDNADVFNTLIEKSAGKYTAYVIMPVSGKGAKTSLDILPQDKVYILDIGYADWGKKYPSVCQYFEMDIYDMLTEILVKIRKYQRLVLVSGNPSRYNAIYTQKGFMAFCAAYGFAFEIIEHVATRVPQSDELYIVVEDADLVQLVKAVRAANLRPGKNMGIISYNEYPLKELIGEGIATISTNFGEMGRNITDLILNRSKAQIRNQFRLIDRKSF, from the coding sequence ATGTCACCTATCATATTAGATTCTTCATCCGGTAAACCGAAATATCAACAGATTATTAGTTCTGTAATGGATGCTATTGATAATGGCGAACTGAGGATTGGTGATAAAATTGCGTCTGTTAATGAAGTAGCTGAAAGTACGGGTGTTGCCAGGAAAACCGTAGTTCAGGCCTTTGAGCATCTCAAACAGGCTGGCCTCATTACCTCTGTACAGTACAAAGGCTATTTCGTAGCCAGTCATAAAACGGATCTGCGGCATAACATCTTTGTGCTGTTTAATAACCTAACCGCCTACAAAGAGGAGATCTACGAGAGTATTAAAGATGCACTTGCTGATAAAGGAGTAGTTGATATTTACTTCCATCATGACAATGCAGACGTTTTTAATACCCTTATTGAAAAGAGTGCGGGCAAATACACGGCTTATGTTATCATGCCGGTATCAGGCAAAGGCGCCAAAACATCGTTAGACATCTTACCTCAGGATAAAGTTTATATCCTTGACATTGGCTACGCTGATTGGGGGAAAAAATACCCCTCGGTTTGTCAGTATTTCGAAATGGATATCTATGATATGCTGACCGAAATACTCGTGAAAATCAGGAAGTACCAAAGGCTGGTACTGGTATCGGGTAACCCATCGCGCTATAACGCCATTTATACACAAAAAGGGTTTATGGCATTTTGTGCAGCATATGGTTTCGCCTTTGAAATTATAGAGCATGTGGCCACCCGCGTACCACAAAGTGACGAATTGTATATCGTGGTTGAAGACGCCGACCTGGTTCAATTGGTCAAAGCTGTGCGTGCGGCTAACCTTCGCCCGGGTAAAAACATGGGTATTATTTCTTATAACGAGTATCCGCTTAAAGAGCTGATTGGCGAGGGAATTGCTACAATTTCCACAAACTTCGGGGAGATGGGGCGCAATATTACAGACCTTATTCTTAATCGCTCAAAAGCACAGATCCGCAACCAATTCAGACTCATAGACCGTAAATCATTTTAA
- a CDS encoding enolase C-terminal domain-like protein produces MQDHIIKKVETWLVKRNLPLFDNARQGRSPMPWDIVIVRLTTDTGLVSEVSAMAPRSGNVTQSYITDNIIPVIIDRSIYEREAIWQEFWTIDRHITFFPVYLPGPIDVALWDLAAKAANLPLYKYLGAYRTSLPVYASSLFHQTVDEYVVEAKHYASKGINAYKPHPPGGWKMDMDVHQALRDELGPDAVLMTDPVAEYTLEQAIKVGRHLEKLDYYWFEEPFRDFELRKYAQLAAALDIPIAGTETTRGAHWGVAQAIQQQAVDIVRADVSWKHGITGTLKIAHLAEAFGMQCEIHTTTTGPLEMANLHISCAIRNCEYFELFIPEDVFQFPMKTPLPIDDKGMIHVPETPGIGAELDWDQIENNCTSYKVTTA; encoded by the coding sequence ATGCAGGACCATATTATTAAAAAAGTAGAAACCTGGTTGGTAAAACGTAATCTCCCGCTGTTTGACAATGCCCGTCAGGGTCGTTCGCCAATGCCGTGGGATATTGTAATAGTTCGGCTTACTACTGATACCGGCCTGGTGAGCGAAGTCAGTGCGATGGCTCCACGCTCGGGCAATGTAACGCAGAGTTATATTACCGATAACATTATTCCCGTCATCATCGATCGTAGTATTTATGAGCGTGAGGCCATCTGGCAGGAGTTCTGGACGATAGACCGGCACATCACCTTCTTCCCGGTATACCTGCCTGGCCCTATTGATGTAGCGCTGTGGGATCTGGCTGCCAAAGCTGCTAACCTGCCATTGTACAAATATTTGGGTGCTTACCGCACCTCGCTTCCTGTTTACGCCAGCAGCCTGTTTCATCAAACAGTTGACGAATATGTGGTAGAGGCCAAACATTATGCCTCTAAAGGTATTAATGCCTACAAGCCGCATCCGCCAGGCGGCTGGAAAATGGATATGGATGTGCACCAGGCCCTGCGCGATGAACTAGGCCCTGATGCCGTGCTGATGACTGACCCTGTAGCCGAATATACTTTAGAGCAGGCTATTAAAGTGGGCCGCCATCTGGAAAAACTGGATTACTACTGGTTTGAAGAACCCTTCCGCGATTTTGAATTGCGCAAATATGCTCAGCTCGCTGCGGCGCTGGATATACCCATTGCCGGTACAGAAACTACCCGTGGCGCGCACTGGGGTGTGGCACAGGCTATCCAGCAACAGGCTGTAGATATTGTACGTGCCGATGTGTCATGGAAGCACGGCATCACCGGTACGCTCAAAATTGCGCACCTGGCCGAGGCTTTTGGTATGCAATGCGAAATCCATACTACTACTACAGGCCCGCTCGAAATGGCTAACCTGCATATAAGCTGCGCTATCCGTAATTGCGAATATTTTGAACTTTTTATACCCGAGGATGTGTTTCAGTTCCCGATGAAAACACCGCTGCCGATTGACGATAAAGGGATGATCCACGTACCCGAAACGCCGGGGATAGGGGCGGAGCTGGATTGGGATCAGATTGAAAACAATTGTACATCTTATAAAGTCACTACCGCCTGA